The following coding sequences are from one Peromyscus eremicus chromosome X, PerEre_H2_v1, whole genome shotgun sequence window:
- the LOC131899780 gene encoding tumor rejection antigen P815A-like — MAYISYQDWAVGGLCTRAGSDEDLDLREQFIIVVLFFLEWLVFVGVIGFLTFQIILYTIWKNEEEEEQEVDDIAMLQKPPPINEEQQQEEEVDEYELNEYADDDVFEFKFSENFYEDLDFMENMNEEDSKEEEDDDADDSDDSGTSSVCLTANRFLKEEVKYKMYYYFHDLDVLESQSVVTDEPTACECDSSDESFEGIADEEHWGKEENGDLEGWFYKNWDYQDRNSPECCFPEEHSCKA; from the exons ATGGCCTACATCAGCTATCAAGACTGGGCTGTAGGTGGCTTGTGCACCAGAGCTGGAAGCGATGAAGACTTGGACCTGAGGGAACAATTTATCATAGTAGTTCTGTTTTTTCTTGAGTGGCTTGTCTTTGTGGGAGTTATAGGCTTCCTAACATTCCAGATAATCTTGTACACCATTTggaaaaatgaggaggaggaggagcaggaagtggATGACATCGCCATGTTGCAGAAGCCTCCACCCATCAATGAAGAGCAGCAGCAAGAGGAGGAGGTAGATGAATATGAATTGAATGAGTATGCAGACGATGATGTATTTGagttcaagttcagtgagaattTCTATGAGGACTTGGACTTCATGGAGAACATGAATGAAGAGGAtagcaaggaggaggaggatgacgaCGCTGATGACAGCGATGATTCAGGAACTTCAAGTGTCT GTTTAACTGCTAATAGATTCCTGAAGGAGGAAGTTAAGTATAAGATGTATTATTACTTTCATGACCTTGACGTTCTGGAGTCACAATCAGTGGTCACTGATGAGCCAACTGCATGTGAGTGTGACTCTTCAGATGAATCATTTGAAGGAATTGCCGATGAGGAGCAttggggaaaggaagaaaatggcgACTTGGAAGGATGGTTTTACAAGAATTGGGACTACCAGGACAGGAACTCTCCAGAATGCTGCTTCCCTGAGGAACACAG CTGCAAAGCTTAG